In Tsuneonella sp. CC-YZS046, the genomic window CTATCTTCTCGGAGCCATCGGGGCAGGTGGGGGCCTTATTTCCGCGCTCTTCTGGTCAGTTTTCGTTAACAAGATGACGCGGTTGGGGCGGCCGAGCGGTTCCATGATAGGGTTGATTGCGAGCAGCATCATATCAATGACTTTTCTTGTGATCGCTCTCGAAGAAAAATCACTTGTAGCATCAATGATAGCGCTCTTCGTATCCATGATCGGGATCGCGGCCACCGGAATATTGGGACCTCTCGTTATACAACAATATGGTCCACCTAATTTTCGGGGGAGACTTATTTCACTATATCTCCTTACATCATACTTGATTAGCTATACATTTGGCCCGCTGATCGCAGTTTATCTATCGGATATGGTCGGCTCCCGCAGCGGTCACCTCGATGAAGGTATTTCGTTCATGGCCATGGCTTTTGGTCCCTTTGCAGCCATTGCCTTTTGTGGTGCACTATTTTTCAGTATTCGCACAAGTCGGACAACCAGATAACAAGGTAGCGCTTCGGCTATCGTTATATGAGGGCGGTGCTAGGGCTTCTCGATCGCATGAGCCAGCGCGTTTTGCGCCACACCGACGGCATACGTTTGGAACCGCCATTACCGCGCGGCGGCCTTGGTATGATGCGTGGCTAGCTTCTCCTCACGATAAAGCCGCTAGATTTTCTTGCGGTTGATTGGACTGCCCGCGATGACTGGTCCGGTTACGTAGTTAGTTGATATGCGGCATGAAGTGCTTGGGGATGGTGGTCCAGTTGCAGCGTTAGTTTCCGGCTTGCTTGGCCCCGATCGGGGCCAAGCAAAATCCTGATCCGGCAAGATATTCCGCCGGGGTCAGATTGCCAAGGGCCATGTGAGGACGGCTCTCATTGTATTCCCTTCGCCAAGCCTCAATCAGACGCCTTGCTTCAGGGATCGAGGCGAACCAATACAGGTTCTGGCATTCATCCCGGAACGATCCGTTGAACGTCTCGATATAGGCATTATCAGTCGGCTTCCCAGGGCGGCTGAAGTCGATCCGAACGCCATGGTGATAGGCCCAAAGATCGACCAGGCGACCGGTAAATTCACCGCCGTTGTCGGCGAACTAGTGTTCCGACGACGGACACATCGCGTAATGCCCTGCTTGCCCTGAGTTCGTCTAGGGCCTTGCCGGGCCGAGAAGCGCCCTCGCGATATGATCTGCTCTCCAACTTCGTCTTGTAACGCTCGGAGACGGCATCGTTGATGATGTCGAACATCCGCTGCTCCCAGTGCCATTCGTCGAGATACACCTCCTTCAATTTCGGATCGTCGGTCTCGCGGTATTGCCTGGCGCAGTCAGTCACGATTTCCTGCGCTTCGGTGCGGCGCTTGAGCGCCTCATCGAGGCGGTCCCGCGCCTCGCGGGTCATCGGCCCGGTGAACCGGACGCTGCCATCGTTCGGGTCGAGGATGACGTCGGCGGGATGGGGTATCGGACGAGGGGGCGCGGCGCCTGCTCGTTCTGCCCGCTCGATCGCCTCGGTCCACTCGTGCTTGTAATTCACCCACGCTCCGAACGACTCCAGCCGAGAGGTGAAGTCGTCGCGTTCGAGCTTGGTGACCATCTCGGTGAGCGTGCGCTGAGCGAACCGGTTACCCTTGAGAGCCGAGACGCCCATCGCGCGGAACACCGCCTGGATCGCCGGGAGCTCAATGACCCTGTCACCCTCGCGCAGCGTGACCGTCCGGTAGGCCTCTTCGCGCAGGTAAGCCTCGGCAACGCGTATGCCGACCCGAGTGTCGATCTTCGGCTTGTTCGGTGATCCGCGCGGGCGCCCACGCGGATTGCCCGAGGTGCCTTTCCGGAACCGATGCTCGGCCGGAGGGCGACCGTAACCGACCTTGTAGGGCGCCAAGCGCTTATCGTCGACCTCACCCTTGTCGTCGGCGCCGCTCATTCAGCCGCCTCCCGGCCGAAGCCAAGACGTTCGTCGCCGATATCCTCGAAACAATCGGAAGTGCCGGCGAGCATTGCCTGCTTACCGGTGTAATCCTGCCAGCGCCTCACAATGGTGTCGCAGTAGAGCGGGTCGTATTCGATGAGGCGGGCCGAGCGACCGGTCTTCTCGGCCGCGATGAGCGTACTTCCCGAGCCGCCGAACCCGTCGAGCACGATCTCCCCGCGCTTCGAACAGTCGCGGATTGCGTCCGCGATAAGCGCGACCGGCTTGACCGTGGGGTGCATCGCGAGCTCGTTCGAACGGTTAGCACCAACCGAGCTGATACCGGCATAGTCCCACACGTTGGTACGATAGCGGCCCGTCTCACCGAGCCCGAAGGTGTTGGTGTGGGTCGCGGTCCCCTGCTTGAAGACGAACACCAGCTCATGCTTCGAGCGATAGAAGGCGCCCATCCCGCCATTTGTCTTGTTCCAGACCACGAGGTTCTTGAGCTCGGTGAAGCACTGGCTCCCCGCAGTCAGGAGTTCGCTCATGTGACGCCAGTCCATGCAGACGTAGGCGATTGCCCCGTCGCTCATGACACG contains:
- a CDS encoding DUF5681 domain-containing protein; protein product: MSGADDKGEVDDKRLAPYKVGYGRPPAEHRFRKGTSGNPRGRPRGSPNKPKIDTRVGIRVAEAYLREEAYRTVTLREGDRVIELPAIQAVFRAMGVSALKGNRFAQRTLTEMVTKLERDDFTSRLESFGAWVNYKHEWTEAIERAERAGAAPPRPIPHPADVILDPNDGSVRFTGPMTREARDRLDEALKRRTEAQEIVTDCARQYRETDDPKLKEVYLDEWHWEQRMFDIINDAVSERYKTKLESRSYREGASRPGKALDELRASRALRDVSVVGTLVRRQRR